From a single Trachemys scripta elegans isolate TJP31775 chromosome 17, CAS_Tse_1.0, whole genome shotgun sequence genomic region:
- the LHX3 gene encoding LIM/homeobox protein Lhx3 isoform X1, translating to MDALKELSAGKDCSNTEMLFALLAQNEDVRKEIPLCAGCNQHIVDRFILKVLDRHWHSKCLKCSDCQTQLAEKCFSRGDSVYCKEDFFKRFGTKCAACQQGIPPTQVVRRAQDFVYHLHCFSCIVCKRQLATGDEFYLMEDSRLVCKGDYETAKQREAESTAKRPRTTITAKQLETLKNAYNNSPKPARHVREQLSSETGLDMRVVQVWFQNRRAKEKRLKKDAGRQRWGQYFRNMKRSRGNSKSDKDSIQEEGPDSDAEVSFTDEPSMSEMSHSNGIYSNLNEASPALGRQAGTNGSFSLEHSGIPAQDQYHDLRSNSPYGIPQSPASLQALPGHQPLISSLVYPDNGLGIIAQGGQGVPQPMRVLGGNGPSSDLSTGSSGGYPDFPASPASWLDEVDHAQF from the exons ATGGATGCTCTTAAGGAACTGAGCGCGGGCAAGGACTGCTCCAATACAGAGATGCTCTTCGCTTTGCTGGCACAGAATGAGGACGTGCGCAAAG aaatCCCTCTCTGCGCAGGCTGCAACCAACACATTGTGGACAGGTTCATCTTGAAGGTGCTGGACAGACACTGGCACAGCAAATGCCTGAAATGCAGCGATTGCCAGACCCAGCTGGCCGAGAAATGCTTCAGCAGAGGGGACAGCGTGTATTGCAAAGAGGACTTCTTCAA gaggtTTGGGACAAAATGTGCAGCCTGTCAGCAGGGGATCCCCCCGACCCAGGTGGTGAGAAGGGCCCAAGATTTTGTCTACCACCTGCACTGCTTCTCTTGCATCGTGTGTAAAAGGCAGCTGGCCACGGGGGACGAGTTCTACCTCATGGAGGACAGCCGGCTGGTCTGTAAAGGAGACTATGAGACCGCCAAGCAGAGAG AAGCGGAGTCCACGGCAAAAAGACCCCGAACCACCATCACAGCCAAGCAGCTGGAAACCCTGAAAAACGCGTATAACAATTCCCCCAAACCTGCCAGGCACGTGAGGGAGCAGCTGTCCTCAGAGACCGGGCTGGATATGAGAGTCGTACAG GTGTGGTTCCAGAACAGAAGGGCTAAGGAAAAAAGACTAAAGAAAGacgctgggaggcagagatggggcCAGTATTTTAGGAATATGAAAAGATCCCGGGGGAATTCAAAATCTGACAAGGACAGTATCCAGGAGGAAGGCCCAGACAGTGATGCTGAGGTCTCCTTTACAG ATGAGCCCTCTATGTCAGAAATGAGTCACTCCAATGGGATTTACAGCAACCTAAATGAAGCTTCTCCTGCTTTGGGGAGACAAGCTGGGACCAACGGGAGCTTCTCTTTGGAACATAGTGGCATTCCTGCTCAGGACCAGTACCACGACCTCAGATCCAACAGCCCCTACGGGATACCCCAATCACCAGCTTCTTTGCAGGCATTGCCAGGCCACCAACCTTTAATCTCAAGCTTGGTTTATCCAGACAACGGTTTAGGCATCATAGCTCAAGGTGGACAAGGCGTGCCCCAGCCAATGAGAGTCTTAGGTGGGAATGGACCCAGTTCTGATCTCTCCACGGGGAGCAGTGGAGGGTATCCAGActtccctgccagccctgcctcctggtTAGATGAAGTGGATCATGCCCAGTTTTGA
- the LHX3 gene encoding LIM/homeobox protein Lhx3 isoform X2 — MLLERVRASSEKAAEICPFSRTPEIPLCAGCNQHIVDRFILKVLDRHWHSKCLKCSDCQTQLAEKCFSRGDSVYCKEDFFKRFGTKCAACQQGIPPTQVVRRAQDFVYHLHCFSCIVCKRQLATGDEFYLMEDSRLVCKGDYETAKQREAESTAKRPRTTITAKQLETLKNAYNNSPKPARHVREQLSSETGLDMRVVQVWFQNRRAKEKRLKKDAGRQRWGQYFRNMKRSRGNSKSDKDSIQEEGPDSDAEVSFTDEPSMSEMSHSNGIYSNLNEASPALGRQAGTNGSFSLEHSGIPAQDQYHDLRSNSPYGIPQSPASLQALPGHQPLISSLVYPDNGLGIIAQGGQGVPQPMRVLGGNGPSSDLSTGSSGGYPDFPASPASWLDEVDHAQF, encoded by the exons ATGCTGCTGGAAAGAGTCCGAGCTAGTTCCGAGAAGGCAGCTGAGATCTGCCCCTTCAGCCGGACCCCAG aaatCCCTCTCTGCGCAGGCTGCAACCAACACATTGTGGACAGGTTCATCTTGAAGGTGCTGGACAGACACTGGCACAGCAAATGCCTGAAATGCAGCGATTGCCAGACCCAGCTGGCCGAGAAATGCTTCAGCAGAGGGGACAGCGTGTATTGCAAAGAGGACTTCTTCAA gaggtTTGGGACAAAATGTGCAGCCTGTCAGCAGGGGATCCCCCCGACCCAGGTGGTGAGAAGGGCCCAAGATTTTGTCTACCACCTGCACTGCTTCTCTTGCATCGTGTGTAAAAGGCAGCTGGCCACGGGGGACGAGTTCTACCTCATGGAGGACAGCCGGCTGGTCTGTAAAGGAGACTATGAGACCGCCAAGCAGAGAG AAGCGGAGTCCACGGCAAAAAGACCCCGAACCACCATCACAGCCAAGCAGCTGGAAACCCTGAAAAACGCGTATAACAATTCCCCCAAACCTGCCAGGCACGTGAGGGAGCAGCTGTCCTCAGAGACCGGGCTGGATATGAGAGTCGTACAG GTGTGGTTCCAGAACAGAAGGGCTAAGGAAAAAAGACTAAAGAAAGacgctgggaggcagagatggggcCAGTATTTTAGGAATATGAAAAGATCCCGGGGGAATTCAAAATCTGACAAGGACAGTATCCAGGAGGAAGGCCCAGACAGTGATGCTGAGGTCTCCTTTACAG ATGAGCCCTCTATGTCAGAAATGAGTCACTCCAATGGGATTTACAGCAACCTAAATGAAGCTTCTCCTGCTTTGGGGAGACAAGCTGGGACCAACGGGAGCTTCTCTTTGGAACATAGTGGCATTCCTGCTCAGGACCAGTACCACGACCTCAGATCCAACAGCCCCTACGGGATACCCCAATCACCAGCTTCTTTGCAGGCATTGCCAGGCCACCAACCTTTAATCTCAAGCTTGGTTTATCCAGACAACGGTTTAGGCATCATAGCTCAAGGTGGACAAGGCGTGCCCCAGCCAATGAGAGTCTTAGGTGGGAATGGACCCAGTTCTGATCTCTCCACGGGGAGCAGTGGAGGGTATCCAGActtccctgccagccctgcctcctggtTAGATGAAGTGGATCATGCCCAGTTTTGA